A genomic window from Archocentrus centrarchus isolate MPI-CPG fArcCen1 chromosome 2, fArcCen1, whole genome shotgun sequence includes:
- the LOC115799291 gene encoding uncharacterized protein LOC115799291: MNITGNPDVATAIHEYFESGHTYEVILDMLRTNHDVSFSMRTLKTHLKEAGLYRRRNYSPLPEVRHAIMTELRGPGQLFGYRTMWQVLKQKHKLRVKRDGVMRLLRQLNPQGIAMRTRRRFTRRTYHSMGPNYIWHVDGYDKLKPFGLALSGCIDGFSRRMMWLVCGATNNNPSVIALNYINCVKSLGVIPMRLRTDLGTENGTLAAIQCTLRHAHTDYYAGSSSHSYGSSTGNQRIESWWSFLRTGRSQFWMDLFGDLRDFGTFNGSHEHQCLLRFCFSSVLQTWMNAKTSGTNTGSGQADLHHVLGEFQMNSISCLTDMVQETVDLLLRRGNWMCSLKQGKRLNCVVIKTLRNTYNWLYDKMDYSSHKTGNQPQNCIYC; encoded by the exons ATGAATATTACTGGTAATCCAGACGTAGCTACCGCTATCCACGAATATTTTGAGTCAGGACATACATACGAGGTGATACTGGACATGCTCAGGACTAACCACGATGTTTCATTTAGTATGCGTACACTGAAGACGCATTTAAAAGAAGCTGGACTGTACAGACGACGGAACTACTCTCCACTTCCTGAAGTGAGACATGCCATTATGACAGAGCTGAGAGGACCAGGGCAGTTGTTTGGCTATCGGACTATGTGGCAAGttctcaaacaaaaacacaagctacGTGTCAAACGTGATGGAGTTATGAGACTGTTGAGACAGCTGAATCCTCAAGGAATCGCCATGAGGACTCGCAGGAGGTTTACAAGACGCACGTATCACTCCATGGGGCCCAATTACATATGGCATGTAGATGGTTACGACAAACTGAAGCCATTCGGCTTGGCGCTCTCAGGATGTATAGATGGTTTTTCAAGAAGAATGATGTGGCTTGTTTGTGGAGCAACCAACAACAATCCTTCTGTCATTGCTCTCAATTATATAAACTGTGTCAAGAGTCTTGGAGTGATACCAATGAGACTACGAACAGACCTCGGGACTGAGAATGGGACTTTGGCAGCAATACAGTGTACCCTCCGTCATGCGCACACAGACTATTATGCTGGATCATCAAGCCACAGTTACGGATCATCAACAGGGAATCAACGCATCGAGTCATGGTGGTCTTTTCTCAGAACAGGAAG GTCTCAGTTTTGGATGGACTTGTTTGGAGATCTAAGAGACTTCGGAACCTTCAATGGAAGCCATGAACATCAATGCTTGCTGAGATTCTGCTTCAGCAGTGTTCTGCAGACCTGGATGAATGCAAAGACCTCTGGAACAAACACAGGATCCGGCCAAGCAGACTTGCATCATGTCCTGGGGGAATTCCAGATGAACTCTATCTCTTGCCTCACAG ATATGGTTCAAGAGACTGTGGATTTGCTGTTGAGGAGAGGGAACTGGATGTGTTCCCTGAAGCAAGGCAAGCGACTGAATTGTGTGGTGATCAAAACATTGAGGAATACCTACAACTGGCTGTACGACAAAATGGACTACAGCAGCCACAAGACTGGGAATCAGCCACAGAACTGTATTTATTGCTGA
- the LOC115799303 gene encoding uncharacterized protein LOC115799303 isoform X2: MFHLVEFQSNKAVAVVPENWCCDGATYWPNYRNDERVDKAVKNVEEPGPDWKTYDIRIIKSCDQYFEARQLLKKSLTCSTSDLQSEEEEEEIRPKRKPKAIHFFGDSDSDTEEVYLKNKARAAVRRPLQPPAPVIQPPPFTGASIHTIASSAKTPSPPLLAQMENRPRDEPTPSSSHVYRPTWKGGRYGSDTITCSAAEVQILSLLEYIKHQQDQLTTKVNYLTNKLNSTVQEREIPDPVQFPLQSVEEVENFEKWLKDPANSHLKQSVISSLAAIGGLMQEVSHGTFFPACSTVTLDRR; the protein is encoded by the exons ATGTTCCATTTGGTCGAGTTCCAGAGCAACAAAGCAGTAGCAGTAGTACCAGAAAACTGGTGCTGTGATGGTGCTACCTACTGGCCCAACTATAGAAATGATGAAAGAGTGGATAAGGCAGTAAAAAATGTAGAGGAACCAGGACCAGACTGGAAGACATACGATATCAGAATTATCAAATCATGTG ATCAGTACTTTGAGGCACGACAGCTTCTGAAGAAATCGCTTACATGCAGCACATCAGACCTTCagtcagaagaggaagaggaggaaatacGACCAAAAAGGAAGCCAAAGGCAAT TCATTTCTTTGGGGACTCTGACAGTGACACAGAAGAAGTTtacctgaaaaataaagccagagCTGCAGTAAGACGCCCACTACAACCACCTGCTCCAGTTATCCAACCACCACCTTTCACTGGAGCTAGCATCCACACAATTGCTTCTTCTGCAAAAACTCCATCACCACCACTGCTTGCCCAGATGGAAAATAGACCAAGAGATGAGCCAACTCCTTCTTCAAGCCATGTCTACAGGCCTACTTGGAAAGGGGGACGGTATGGCTCAGACACAATTACCTGCTCTG ctgcagaagtTCAAATATTGAGCTTACTGGAGTACATTAAACACCAACAAGACCAATTAACCACCAAAGTAAACTATCTGACCAACAAGCTGAACTCAACTGTCCAAGAAAGAGAAATACCTGACCCTGTACAGTTTCCACTACAATCAGTGGAGGAAGTGGAGAATTTTGAGAAATGGCTCAAAGATCCTGCTAACTCTCACCTGAAGCAGAGTGTG atttcttcaCTGGCAGCCATCGGGGGGCTGATGCAAGAAGTATCACATGGAACATTCTTTCCCGCATGTTCCACAGTGACATTGGACAGAAGATAA
- the LOC115799303 gene encoding uncharacterized protein LOC115799303 isoform X1 → MPYGQMNHSQTWPMRVIIMKDHIHLLAVVWMFHLVEFQSNKAVAVVPENWCCDGATYWPNYRNDERVDKAVKNVEEPGPDWKTYDIRIIKSCDQYFEARQLLKKSLTCSTSDLQSEEEEEEIRPKRKPKAIHFFGDSDSDTEEVYLKNKARAAVRRPLQPPAPVIQPPPFTGASIHTIASSAKTPSPPLLAQMENRPRDEPTPSSSHVYRPTWKGGRYGSDTITCSAAEVQILSLLEYIKHQQDQLTTKVNYLTNKLNSTVQEREIPDPVQFPLQSVEEVENFEKWLKDPANSHLKQSVISSLAAIGGLMQEVSHGTFFPACSTVTLDRR, encoded by the exons ATGCCCTACGGACAGATgaatcattcacaaacatggcCGATGAGAGTCATCATCATGAAGGACCACATCCATTTATTGGCAGTAGTGTGG ATGTTCCATTTGGTCGAGTTCCAGAGCAACAAAGCAGTAGCAGTAGTACCAGAAAACTGGTGCTGTGATGGTGCTACCTACTGGCCCAACTATAGAAATGATGAAAGAGTGGATAAGGCAGTAAAAAATGTAGAGGAACCAGGACCAGACTGGAAGACATACGATATCAGAATTATCAAATCATGTG ATCAGTACTTTGAGGCACGACAGCTTCTGAAGAAATCGCTTACATGCAGCACATCAGACCTTCagtcagaagaggaagaggaggaaatacGACCAAAAAGGAAGCCAAAGGCAAT TCATTTCTTTGGGGACTCTGACAGTGACACAGAAGAAGTTtacctgaaaaataaagccagagCTGCAGTAAGACGCCCACTACAACCACCTGCTCCAGTTATCCAACCACCACCTTTCACTGGAGCTAGCATCCACACAATTGCTTCTTCTGCAAAAACTCCATCACCACCACTGCTTGCCCAGATGGAAAATAGACCAAGAGATGAGCCAACTCCTTCTTCAAGCCATGTCTACAGGCCTACTTGGAAAGGGGGACGGTATGGCTCAGACACAATTACCTGCTCTG ctgcagaagtTCAAATATTGAGCTTACTGGAGTACATTAAACACCAACAAGACCAATTAACCACCAAAGTAAACTATCTGACCAACAAGCTGAACTCAACTGTCCAAGAAAGAGAAATACCTGACCCTGTACAGTTTCCACTACAATCAGTGGAGGAAGTGGAGAATTTTGAGAAATGGCTCAAAGATCCTGCTAACTCTCACCTGAAGCAGAGTGTG atttcttcaCTGGCAGCCATCGGGGGGCTGATGCAAGAAGTATCACATGGAACATTCTTTCCCGCATGTTCCACAGTGACATTGGACAGAAGATAA